Part of the Deltaproteobacteria bacterium genome, CCCTGCAGTCCCAAATTTCTAGCGGTCTCGACCATGGTGTCAGTGCCGTGAGTAATAATGATCTTATCCTCGCGACAATTTTTACAATTGTTCACGATATTTTCTCTGTCCTCGGCGGTCATTTCAAGGCTGTCGACCATCATGAGGGTTCTGATTTTAATTGGTAACTTGCAACGCCCTAGACTCAGAATTTCTGACACATGCGTATCGCCGAATACCAAAGAACCATCCAACTCATTGTATTTCTTGTCAAATGTCCCGCCCGTGACAAATATCCTGATGCCCATTGGTCGATCTCCCGGTGCTGATAATGCAGCCTACGGAGTCGGCCTTGACGGGTCAATAGTGCTTATGTATGGTCCGCCCGCGTCGGGGAGGCGTCGATTATGATCCAGTCATCAAAAGTTCGGCAGCATGATCTTCAGTCCAAGATCACTAAAATTCGCACTCAATTAGCTGCCATGAGAGAGTACAAGCGCTTGATGGCGATTGATGGAATATCTCCCGATGCGGAAGACAAGGTCAGGGAAAGCGAGCTCATCGTCAAGCTACTCTACCTAGAGAAACAACTTAAGGGACCCAAACCGGTCGGCCAGAAAACTGCATCTCCAAAAAAATTTGGGAAGACTGGCCCACATCGGAAAACTTCTCGGAGCCGCGCCTGAATCAGGCTTGCTGACTTCATATGATGTCACTTGCCGAAGTATTGTCAGTTGCTGCATGATCCATGCTCGGTCACGGGAGAGGTACCAGCAAGTGCTTACGCAACTGAACATTCAGGGTTTGGCAATCATCGATTCCCTGTCAATCGAATTCGCTTCAGGTTTCAATGTAATCACCGGTGAAACTGGTGCTGGTAAGTCCATTTTGATCAAGGCTCTTGGGTTCCTATTGGGCAGCAAGGCCAGCGCCGAAACCGTGCGGCATGGTAGGCAGCAGGCTACAGTGACTGGAATATTTGAGGTTCCGTCAGCCCATCCCTGCGCTGCCGTGCTGACTGAGCACGGCATTGACTACGAGACTGCCGACGGACATTTTGCAATTCTCGTACGACGATCGGTTAACAATAAAGGGCGCTCTGTCGCATGGATAAACGATGTCCCTGTTACAGTCGGCGTCCTTAGGGAACTCTCGCAGTCACTAATCGATGTATTCGGACAACATGACAATTTACGGCTGTTAGATGCCGTCGAACATACGGCATGTCTGGATCAGTTTCTCCGGGACAGATCACTTCCGCAGACCTACGTCGATCAATACCGCTTGGTTCAAAGACAACTGGCTCATCTGCTGGATACTGTTGACGGATTTCGTAGCAAACAGAGGGAAGCCGACTATCTTGAATTCAGATGTAGTGAGCTTCAAGCTTTCGCTCCGTCGCGAGAGGACTACTTGGCCATTCAGGAGCTTTGTCTTCGTGCCGACCAGACCATGGTGTTGGCGAAGTCTCTAGAAGAGGCCCAGCTCTGCCTAGACCAGGGCGCAGGGGGTGAGGCGTTAAGCAGCCCTTTATGGGAGGCGAACAAGGCACTGGCACGTGTAAGTCACATTTCTGGCGATCTCGCTGCACTTACGGAACTCACACAAGCACTGGCACAGCAGATCGATGACCTCAGCTTTCACATAGGCAAGGCAACTTCTGGACTTGAGTTGAGTGAGGATGACATTGAGTCCGCGCAAATGCGACTTGCCGGTTATCAAGAACTATTCCGTAAACTTGCCGTCGATAGTATCGACGGCTTACTTGGAGAGCATGAGCGCCTAGCTGCTCAGCTGTCGTTCCTTGAGTCAGCAGCCTCTGATATCACAAAAATCTTGAGAGAACTCGAACGCTCACTTGCGCGTCTGGTTGAGCTAGCAGCTCGACTAACCAAGGCACGTCAGGATGCCAAATCACTGGTCAAGAAGCGGATTGAAAGTGAGCTACATGATCTTGCAATGCCAGGTGCACGTATTGATGTAGTGTTTGAAGCCGTCGAAAAATCTATCGCCACTGCTGATGTATCTCTGTTTGGCGAAGAGGCCGAAGTAATTTGGTCTAGGCTAGCTGTGACTCTATCTGGCCTATCGGACCACGGAGCCGAAAAGGCGCAATTGCTGCTGGCAGCGAATCCCGGTGAGCCTCTTTTGCCATTGCAGAAGATAGCCTCCGGCGGGGAAATTTCGCGGATCATGCTTGCACTGAAGCGGGCCTTAGCTGCCGGTGCCGATACTTGTATCCTCGTTTTTGATGAAATTGACACTGGAATCTCTGGGCGTGTAGCAGCTGTAGTAGGGCGCAAAATGCAGGAGCTTTCGAAAGCTTTCCAAGTTATTTGCATTTCGCATTTAGCCCAAGTTGCGGCGTATGCAGATTCACATTTTTTGGTTCATAAACTAAGTCGAGAGAAGCGAACAGAATCAACTATTTCGAAACTCTCTAGTCGCGCAAGCGAAGAAGAGCTAGCTCGGCTTTTATCGGGCGACGAAGTAACCCAGTCAAGTATAGCTAATGCACGCGCTCTAGTTAAGAAAGCTAGGGAGCTGGCGCATTGATAATCTAAATCGAGCGAACCTTAAAAGTGGCTTTAGTTGATTGAGCCTCAACCGCTTTCAAATCCGGCTGCTGCGTATGTTTTTTTCTGTAGGCTGCATATTTCTTTTCGGAAATGTATACAGGAAACTCTGCCTCGATAGTTCTTCCCGGTTCAATTTGAATTTGTTTCGATGTGTTTTGCCTAGTGCTATTGTCACCGACCGTTACAGTCACAAAATGATCTAATCTGTACACTCCGGCAATTAACGGCATTACAGAGGGCTTTTCCAAATTTATATCTAGGGAGTGACCGGTCAAAGGTGACGACGCGACATCGACTCGAACTAGATCTGTAATCTGACTGGGTCGATGCGTCGGTATCGGATTTAATCTTAAATAACCAAGTGCTAAGTTTTTATCTCGGACGGTTGCCGGCACTTCAAAAAGTATGTCCCGAGAGCCATCCACCCCAACCAGAACTGGCGTTGCCTGATCTATGAATAGTATCGGAATGTCTGAGACACTCTCCATAAATGGGTACGGTTCATCTGGTGCATACAGCGAAACCCCACGATCTCCAAAGCAGGTCACCGTAGAGCTAAGATCACTGCGATCGCAGCCACTTTGAACCGTAATACTTCTGGTTTCGAGATCCTTGCGCTCCCCCTCACTAAGGGACACAGCTACCGATCTACTAGAGCCGCTGATCGCGAGCGTTGCTAGCCCCGGCAGCACTGGGTAGGTCTCGTTAAAATTTAACCAATGCCCTCCGTTAATGGCTACTAGCCATGGACTACCCTTTATTTTCGCCGGTTGTTCCAGGTCAACTGCAGCAGATGTCTTGACCTGTAACAACGCTGGTCTGATCTGTCGCTCTTCGCCTTCGGCAAGATCAACCTGCATGCGTGTTCCATTTACCTCTACAAGGTAGCGTCCTTTAAGCAGGAACTCCCAGTTGCCGAATTGTTGGTACTTTGTCGCGGATATTCGCTCATCCAAAGGCGATATAAAGTACGACAACTCCTGACGGTTACCATCAAAATCAGCAACCTGAAGCGCCGATAGCCGATAGATGATCTCATCTGGCGACGCATCCTGTTTGGTGCCACTGAAATCGACTTGTAATGGCACCATTCCTACTAGCAGATCTTGTTTGGTGCCAATGATATTAAGATCGTATCTACCTGCTATCAGTTGCCTTGACTTCGTCTTGTCGGCCCTGCTGCACTGAATCGAGAAACTGTCCCGATCTGATGGCCGATGGGGAGGAACAAACCGAGCCCGGTGCGCTGTCAGTGTCGCTCTTTGCTCGGGATAGATGATAATTGTTTCGCTTGAACAATCAGCAAGAACTAAGTAACTGCCGGGTGCCAGCGGGATGTCTTCGTTGAATTTGCCGACCTCCTCAGAGACAAATTGCAGAGGAGACTCATGAGCGATCCGGTAAATCTCAAAATTACCGGCGGGATCGGCAGCCTTAACGTGTAGCAATCCGACCTTCGGGCGCCGTTCACACCCCAAGACTCCGAGCCAAGCAAGGCCTGCGATCATTAAAGCCAATGACTTTGATAGGTTGTGGTGTGCGCAGTAGAAGCTCATGAAGGCGTTTCTACCATAATTCAGATTGCCTGCCGAGCCAGATTCGCCACATCAAAAACCAAAACCTGCCGACAGTCCAAACTGGAGTTGCGTCGCTGCGCCCAAGCCTAAATATAGCCTTGGACCAAGGGTGAATTCACCACTATCGGTCATCTTGTAGTCACCTCCACCCCCTAAAGTCAAAGAAACCCCGTGTTTGACGGAGCGACTTTCTGGCGGCAGTCCATCCGTTGGCTGTAAATGAGAGCGCAAATAACCCAGTTCAGCGATCGCAACCGCAGCAAACTTCTTCGGCAACCCGAACTTCAAAAAACCGCCAAAGTTATGCGTTTCCCATACGCCTCGGTAGCTATGATTATTTACCACCCCAGTCACAGCGATGGGATTGTAGCGGTACGTGGTATTTAACTTTATAGTCTCCGAAATACTTAGCACCTGATAGCCAAAGCCAAAATCTGAAAAGCCGTTTGAAGACCATTCCCCTCCGGATTGACTGGCTCGTACCCAACCTACACTTGTGAAGAGAAACGCCTTTCCCTTAAGGGCGCTGGAGATAGCGCTTGGAGTAACTTTGATTGCTTCATCGGCTCCGTCTTTAGCTTCT contains:
- the recN gene encoding DNA repair protein RecN, with translation MIHARSRERYQQVLTQLNIQGLAIIDSLSIEFASGFNVITGETGAGKSILIKALGFLLGSKASAETVRHGRQQATVTGIFEVPSAHPCAAVLTEHGIDYETADGHFAILVRRSVNNKGRSVAWINDVPVTVGVLRELSQSLIDVFGQHDNLRLLDAVEHTACLDQFLRDRSLPQTYVDQYRLVQRQLAHLLDTVDGFRSKQREADYLEFRCSELQAFAPSREDYLAIQELCLRADQTMVLAKSLEEAQLCLDQGAGGEALSSPLWEANKALARVSHISGDLAALTELTQALAQQIDDLSFHIGKATSGLELSEDDIESAQMRLAGYQELFRKLAVDSIDGLLGEHERLAAQLSFLESAASDITKILRELERSLARLVELAARLTKARQDAKSLVKKRIESELHDLAMPGARIDVVFEAVEKSIATADVSLFGEEAEVIWSRLAVTLSGLSDHGAEKAQLLLAANPGEPLLPLQKIASGGEISRIMLALKRALAAGADTCILVFDEIDTGISGRVAAVVGRKMQELSKAFQVICISHLAQVAAYADSHFLVHKLSREKRTESTISKLSSRASEEELARLLSGDEVTQSSIANARALVKKARELAH
- a CDS encoding asparaginase, with the translated sequence MGIRIFVTGGTFDKKYNELDGSLVFGDTHVSEILSLGRCKLPIKIRTLMMVDSLEMTAEDRENIVNNCKNCREDKIIITHGTDTMVETARNLGLQG